Proteins found in one Parasteatoda tepidariorum isolate YZ-2023 chromosome 7, CAS_Ptep_4.0, whole genome shotgun sequence genomic segment:
- the LOC107447205 gene encoding roundabout homolog 1 isoform X1, with protein MILWIKFMWMIIFHKCLIVYGQSRPPRITEHPSDVLVRKHEPATLNCNAEGRPTPNIEWYHEGSRVYDNSNRNILPSGSLFFLHVLHNKREQDTGTYWCVAINDLGRARSRNATLEVAVLREDFRVVPKAVAAAVGEIATLECTPPKGHPEPTVRWRKDGEVINTGKGRIRIVPPGNLVISEVRQSDEGRYACVAENMAGIRESLPVHMAVHVKPFFVKEPEHLTVLSGADVSFPCDVEGDPPPSVTWRRKDNKIAPGRAEVSKDSSLIIKNASIIDEGTYVCEAENSVGTISSEVSLTVHSRPNFLSRPKDQRIGLNGIAKFECAATGNPPPSIFWTKEGNQVLMFPERSYGRFAVNREGTLTISGVRKEDDGYYICSVLSGIGSSMTKAYLEVTAIGDLPAPVIKLGPANQTLPLNTVAMLPCEATGEPPPIIRWYSDASPLQSSNPRFVILDSGTLQIDSVQPEDSGLYTCTASSESGETSWSATLKVASPRNPNVIFHRMPDPSTFPSPPSKPSPSNITETSVTLSWKKGSKIGASQITGYTVEYYSSDLQSGWVVLAHRVPKESFVASNLRPDTKYTFLIRAENSHGLSYPSPISEVIHTHGHSSVIPNYNLAEARSHLSDIVIFLQSVNAISSTAVKMMWKIQGSSGFIEGFYIRFLDLGGGSQKYNMVTVLNAGSTSYVLSDLKKFAKYEFFLVPFYKNVEGPPSNSKIAQTLEDVPSAPPVNLQMKVNGPGSATVSWSPPPPQHRNGLMQGYLIKILDNSSHLHSFIKTNATTTSVSLTNLTDGSIYKIQAAAFTAVGTGPFSLPIQPKIDFEAVTFNEKPTSAASDIGDIVQQPWFIAVVGGLIFILLSAFFVGLFIRRRKAWKKELQAHLSGPVHKPEDVRVGVSTREALWINPAWHPTPTMKNCMPDSKLLNNVPPGVDHSYISLYSPFLSSGGASDYAEVDTHNMTTFYKKELPCVPAPYATTTLINPSARHHSGSVHDGKSSGSEVSKKSDKMYDMEARLIEDCVTEQLLDARNVISPSSDSGSYTTDEYGLPIRRKRLRSGQKGSVLNWMEFIPPPPDHPPSERNSPIHDITSCHRNPYLLRNIHSQPPLDNSSNLSQSPQVCRSLQSSALARHNPSFPLSHSLNREQDEGKRNPTPPSSMGNRHPIVNSHIPIKQSYSSSPGIDRGIQSSLLSLASDPCPGMKKLSQDRGCKANSLRNNQGVVYHQLQPEPITQERMRLYDNVMQTIQSGAAHSPVSSIHEDEGYAPGHCPAPSWTSVTDRSSASSVRSSVASSSDGSVYTDSDFANVVAKAAQNTGFHLFKPVSLSSQPSKLEPASPSSLLSPVHNC; from the exons TACTCAGAGAAGATTTTCGAGTTGTTCCAAAAGCTGTTGCTGCTGCTGTTGGAGAAATTGCGACTCTTGAGTGTACTCCTCCAAAAGGACACCCTGAACCTACTGTGCGCTGGCGCAAAGATGGCGAAGTAATTAATACAGGAAAAGGTAGAATTCGCATTGTACCACCTGGAAACCTTGTTATATCTGAAGTCCGTCAGAGTGATGAGGGGAGGTATGCATGCGTTGCGGAAAACATGGCTGGAATCAGAGAATCCCTGCCTGTCCACATGGCAGTCCAtg TGAAACCATTTTTTGTGAAGGAGCCGGAGCATCTTACTGTATTATCTGGAGCTGATGTTTCCTTTCCTTGTGATGTTGAAGGAGATCCACCTCCTTCAGTTACTTGGAGAAGGAAAGACAATAAAATTGCACCTGGAAG AGCTGAAGTCTCCAAAGATAGtagtttgattattaaaaatgcaagcaTTATTGATGAGGGTACTTATGTATGTGAAGCGGAAAACTCAGTGGGAACAATTTCATCCGAAGTTTCTTTAACTGTTCATT CTCGCCCTAATTTTCTTTCACGACCCAAGGATCAGAGGATTGGATTAAATGGAATAGCTAAATTTGAATGTGCTGCAACTGGAAATCCACCACCTTCAATATTTTGGACTAAAGAAGGAAATCAG GTTTTAATGTTTCCTGAAAGATCCTATGGAAGATTTGCTGTCAATCGAGAAGGAACTCTAACAATATCTGGTGTCAGAAAAGAAGATGATGGTTATTATATTTGTTCAGTTCTTTCCGGCATTGGATCTTCAATGACTAAAGCTTATTTGGAAGTtacag CTATAGGAGATCTACCTGCCCCGGTCATAAAACTAGGACCTGCTAATCAAACTTTACCCTTAAATACTGTAGCCATGCTACCTTGTGAGGCAACTGGTGAACCTCCACCAATCATAAGATGGTATTCAGATGCTTCTCCTTTACAGTCCAGTAATCCCAGATTTGTCATCCTTGATTCAGGAACGTTGCAAATTGATT CTGTTCAACCAGAAGATTCCGGTCTTTATACTTGCACAGCTTCAAGTGAGAGTGGGGAAACATCTTGGAGTGCCACTCTTAAAGTTGCTT CTCCCAGAAACCCAAATGTTATATTTCACAGAATGCCTGATCCTTCAACATTTCCAAGTCCCCCATCAAAACCTTCTCCTTCAAACATTACAGAAACATCTGTAACATTATCTTGGAAGAAAGGTTCAAAAATTGGAGCATCCCAGATTACTGGCTACACag ttgagtaTTACAGTAGTGATCTTCAGAGTGGTTGGGTTGTACTTGCTCATCGAGTACCTAAGGAATCCTTTGTTGCCTCTAATCTCAGACCTGACACTAAATATACATTTCTTATCCGAGCTGAAAATTCACATGGATTAAGTTATCCAAGTCCGATTTCTGAAGTCATTCACACTCATG gaCATTCATCTGTTATtcctaattataatttagcTGAAGCCCGGTCTCATTTGAGtgatatagtaatatttttacaatcgGTAAATGCCATAAGCTCAACTGCTGTAAAGATGATGTGGAAA ATACAAGGCTCTTCCGGTTTTATTGAAGGATTTTATATTAGGTTTCTTGATTTGGGAGGAGGATCTCAAAAATACAATATGGTTACTGTTTTGAATGCTGGGTCCACATCTTATGTATTATCAGATCTGAAGAAATTTGCCAAATACGAATTTTTCTTAGTTcccttttataaaaatgttgaagGTCCTCCAAGTAATTCAAAAATAGCTCAGACATTAGAAGATG TTCCTTCTGCACCTCCagtaaatttacaaatgaaagttAATGGCCCTGGAAGTGCAACAGTGTCCTGGTCACCGCCACCACCACAACACCGTAATGGATTGATGCAAGGTTATCTA attaaaattttggacAATTCATCTCATCTTCATTCGTTCATCAAAACTAATGCAACCACTACATCTGTTTCTCTAACAAATTTAACCGATGGaagtatttacaaaatacaaGCTGCTGCTTTTACAGCTGTTGGTACTGGTCCTTTTTCCCTACCAATTCAACCAAAGATAG attttgaagctgttacatttaatgaaaaacctACATCTGCTGCTTCTGACATTGGAGATATTGTGCAACAGCCTTGGTTTATTGCTGTAGTTGGCGGCTTAATATTTATCCTTCTTTCTGCCTTTTTTGTTGGTCTTTTCATCCGTCGCCGAAAGGCATGGAAAAAGGAATTGCAAGCACATCTCTCTG gTCCCGTTCATAAACCTGAGGATGTTCG TGTTGGCGTAAGCACTCGTGAAGCTCTTTGGATTAATCCAGCCTGGCATCCAACTCCTACTATGAAAAACTGCATGCCAGATAGTAAACTGCTAAATAATGTCCCTCCAGGAGTTGATCATAGCTACATAAG CCTCTATTCCCCTTTTTTAAGCAGTGGTGGTGCTTCTGACTATGCGGAAGTGGATACACACAACATGacaactttttacaaaaaagaacttCCTTGTGTTCCTGCTCCTTATGCTACTACTACTCTCATCAATCCATCTGCAAGACATCACAGTGGATCT GTCCATGATGGTAAAAGCAGTGGCTCTGAAGTaagcaaaaaatctgataagaTGTATGATATGGAAGCTCGTTTGATAGAAG ATTGTGTTACAGAGCAACTTCTTGATGCAAGAAATGTGATAAGCCCCTCTAGTGATTCTGGCAGTTATACTACAG ATGAGTATGGCCTGCCAATACGGAGAAAAAGACTGAGATCAGGTCAAAAGGGAAGTGTCCTTAATTGGATGGAGTTTATTCCTCCTCCTCCTGATCATCCTCCTAGTGAAAGAAACTCTCCGATACATGATATAACCTCATGTCACAGAAATCCTTACCTTCTACGAAATATTCATTCCCAG cctCCTCTAGATAACTCTTCAAATTTAAGTCAATCACCCCAAGTCTGTAGAAGTCTGCAATCCTCAGCACTTGCAAGGCATAATCCCTCATTTCCTTTGTCTCACAGCCTAAATCGGGAGCAAGATGAGGGGAAGAGAAATCCCACCCCACCCTCATCGATGGGCAATCGACATCCTATAGTAAATAGTCACATACCAATTAAACAATCCTACAGTTCTAGTCCAGGTATTGACAGGGGTATACAGTCTTCCCTGTTGTCCCTAGCAAGTGATCCTTGTCCAGGGATGAAGAAACTGAGCCAAGACCGGGGGTGTAAGGCTAACTCATTACGCAATAATCAAG gTGTAGTCTATCATCAACTGCAGCCTGAACCAATAACTCAAGAGAGAATGAGACTCTATGACAATGTGATGCAAACTATTCAGTCTGGAGCAGCTCATTCTCCAGTATCTAGTATTCATGAAGACGAAGGCTATGCTCCTGGTCACT GTCCTGCTCCTTCCTGGACCAGTGTAACAGACAGGAGTAGTGCCTCTAGTGTACGGTCTAGTGTAGCTAGTTCATCAGATGGATCAGTTTATACTGATTCTGATTTTGCCAATGTGGTTGCAAAGGCTGCACAGAACACTGGTTTCCACTTATTCAAACCAGTTTCTTTGTCATCTCAACCGTCCAAactag aacCTGCTTCTCCTTCATCACTCCTAAGTCCTGTACATAATTGttga
- the LOC107447205 gene encoding roundabout homolog 1 isoform X3 has protein sequence MILWIKFMWMIIFHKCLIVYGQSRPPRITEHPSDVLVRKHEPATLNCNAEGRPTPNIEWYHEGSRVYDNSNRNILPSGSLFFLHVLHNKREQDTGTYWCVAINDLGRARSRNATLEVAVLREDFRVVPKAVAAAVGEIATLECTPPKGHPEPTVRWRKDGEVINTGKGRIRIVPPGNLVISEVRQSDEGRYACVAENMAGIRESLPVHMAVHVKPFFVKEPEHLTVLSGADVSFPCDVEGDPPPSVTWRRKDNKIAPGRAEVSKDSSLIIKNASIIDEGTYVCEAENSVGTISSEVSLTVHSRPNFLSRPKDQRIGLNGIAKFECAATGNPPPSIFWTKEGNQVLMFPERSYGRFAVNREGTLTISGVRKEDDGYYICSVLSGIGSSMTKAYLEVTAIGDLPAPVIKLGPANQTLPLNTVAMLPCEATGEPPPIIRWYSDASPLQSSNPRFVILDSGTLQIDSVQPEDSGLYTCTASSESGETSWSATLKVASPRNPNVIFHRMPDPSTFPSPPSKPSPSNITETSVTLSWKKGSKIGASQITGYTVEYYSSDLQSGWVVLAHRVPKESFVASNLRPDTKYTFLIRAENSHGLSYPSPISEVIHTHGHSSVIPNYNLAEARSHLSDIVIFLQSVNAISSTAVKMMWKIQGSSGFIEGFYIRFLDLGGGSQKYNMVTVLNAGSTSYVLSDLKKFAKYEFFLVPFYKNVEGPPSNSKIAQTLEDVPSAPPVNLQMKVNGPGSATVSWSPPPPQHRNGLMQGYLIKILDNSSHLHSFIKTNATTTSVSLTNLTDGSIYKIQAAAFTAVGTGPFSLPIQPKIDFEAVTFNEKPTSAASDIGDIVQQPWFIAVVGGLIFILLSAFFVGLFIRRRKAWKKELQAHLSGPVHKPEDVRLYSPFLSSGGASDYAEVDTHNMTTFYKKELPCVPAPYATTTLINPSARHHSGSVHDGKSSGSEVSKKSDKMYDMEARLIEDCVTEQLLDARNVISPSSDSGSYTTDEYGLPIRRKRLRSGQKGSVLNWMEFIPPPPDHPPSERNSPIHDITSCHRNPYLLRNIHSQPPLDNSSNLSQSPQVCRSLQSSALARHNPSFPLSHSLNREQDEGKRNPTPPSSMGNRHPIVNSHIPIKQSYSSSPGIDRGIQSSLLSLASDPCPGMKKLSQDRGCKANSLRNNQGVVYHQLQPEPITQERMRLYDNVMQTIQSGAAHSPVSSIHEDEGYAPGHCPAPSWTSVTDRSSASSVRSSVASSSDGSVYTDSDFANVVAKAAQNTGFHLFKPVSLSSQPSKLEPASPSSLLSPVHNC, from the exons TACTCAGAGAAGATTTTCGAGTTGTTCCAAAAGCTGTTGCTGCTGCTGTTGGAGAAATTGCGACTCTTGAGTGTACTCCTCCAAAAGGACACCCTGAACCTACTGTGCGCTGGCGCAAAGATGGCGAAGTAATTAATACAGGAAAAGGTAGAATTCGCATTGTACCACCTGGAAACCTTGTTATATCTGAAGTCCGTCAGAGTGATGAGGGGAGGTATGCATGCGTTGCGGAAAACATGGCTGGAATCAGAGAATCCCTGCCTGTCCACATGGCAGTCCAtg TGAAACCATTTTTTGTGAAGGAGCCGGAGCATCTTACTGTATTATCTGGAGCTGATGTTTCCTTTCCTTGTGATGTTGAAGGAGATCCACCTCCTTCAGTTACTTGGAGAAGGAAAGACAATAAAATTGCACCTGGAAG AGCTGAAGTCTCCAAAGATAGtagtttgattattaaaaatgcaagcaTTATTGATGAGGGTACTTATGTATGTGAAGCGGAAAACTCAGTGGGAACAATTTCATCCGAAGTTTCTTTAACTGTTCATT CTCGCCCTAATTTTCTTTCACGACCCAAGGATCAGAGGATTGGATTAAATGGAATAGCTAAATTTGAATGTGCTGCAACTGGAAATCCACCACCTTCAATATTTTGGACTAAAGAAGGAAATCAG GTTTTAATGTTTCCTGAAAGATCCTATGGAAGATTTGCTGTCAATCGAGAAGGAACTCTAACAATATCTGGTGTCAGAAAAGAAGATGATGGTTATTATATTTGTTCAGTTCTTTCCGGCATTGGATCTTCAATGACTAAAGCTTATTTGGAAGTtacag CTATAGGAGATCTACCTGCCCCGGTCATAAAACTAGGACCTGCTAATCAAACTTTACCCTTAAATACTGTAGCCATGCTACCTTGTGAGGCAACTGGTGAACCTCCACCAATCATAAGATGGTATTCAGATGCTTCTCCTTTACAGTCCAGTAATCCCAGATTTGTCATCCTTGATTCAGGAACGTTGCAAATTGATT CTGTTCAACCAGAAGATTCCGGTCTTTATACTTGCACAGCTTCAAGTGAGAGTGGGGAAACATCTTGGAGTGCCACTCTTAAAGTTGCTT CTCCCAGAAACCCAAATGTTATATTTCACAGAATGCCTGATCCTTCAACATTTCCAAGTCCCCCATCAAAACCTTCTCCTTCAAACATTACAGAAACATCTGTAACATTATCTTGGAAGAAAGGTTCAAAAATTGGAGCATCCCAGATTACTGGCTACACag ttgagtaTTACAGTAGTGATCTTCAGAGTGGTTGGGTTGTACTTGCTCATCGAGTACCTAAGGAATCCTTTGTTGCCTCTAATCTCAGACCTGACACTAAATATACATTTCTTATCCGAGCTGAAAATTCACATGGATTAAGTTATCCAAGTCCGATTTCTGAAGTCATTCACACTCATG gaCATTCATCTGTTATtcctaattataatttagcTGAAGCCCGGTCTCATTTGAGtgatatagtaatatttttacaatcgGTAAATGCCATAAGCTCAACTGCTGTAAAGATGATGTGGAAA ATACAAGGCTCTTCCGGTTTTATTGAAGGATTTTATATTAGGTTTCTTGATTTGGGAGGAGGATCTCAAAAATACAATATGGTTACTGTTTTGAATGCTGGGTCCACATCTTATGTATTATCAGATCTGAAGAAATTTGCCAAATACGAATTTTTCTTAGTTcccttttataaaaatgttgaagGTCCTCCAAGTAATTCAAAAATAGCTCAGACATTAGAAGATG TTCCTTCTGCACCTCCagtaaatttacaaatgaaagttAATGGCCCTGGAAGTGCAACAGTGTCCTGGTCACCGCCACCACCACAACACCGTAATGGATTGATGCAAGGTTATCTA attaaaattttggacAATTCATCTCATCTTCATTCGTTCATCAAAACTAATGCAACCACTACATCTGTTTCTCTAACAAATTTAACCGATGGaagtatttacaaaatacaaGCTGCTGCTTTTACAGCTGTTGGTACTGGTCCTTTTTCCCTACCAATTCAACCAAAGATAG attttgaagctgttacatttaatgaaaaacctACATCTGCTGCTTCTGACATTGGAGATATTGTGCAACAGCCTTGGTTTATTGCTGTAGTTGGCGGCTTAATATTTATCCTTCTTTCTGCCTTTTTTGTTGGTCTTTTCATCCGTCGCCGAAAGGCATGGAAAAAGGAATTGCAAGCACATCTCTCTG gTCCCGTTCATAAACCTGAGGATGTTCG CCTCTATTCCCCTTTTTTAAGCAGTGGTGGTGCTTCTGACTATGCGGAAGTGGATACACACAACATGacaactttttacaaaaaagaacttCCTTGTGTTCCTGCTCCTTATGCTACTACTACTCTCATCAATCCATCTGCAAGACATCACAGTGGATCT GTCCATGATGGTAAAAGCAGTGGCTCTGAAGTaagcaaaaaatctgataagaTGTATGATATGGAAGCTCGTTTGATAGAAG ATTGTGTTACAGAGCAACTTCTTGATGCAAGAAATGTGATAAGCCCCTCTAGTGATTCTGGCAGTTATACTACAG ATGAGTATGGCCTGCCAATACGGAGAAAAAGACTGAGATCAGGTCAAAAGGGAAGTGTCCTTAATTGGATGGAGTTTATTCCTCCTCCTCCTGATCATCCTCCTAGTGAAAGAAACTCTCCGATACATGATATAACCTCATGTCACAGAAATCCTTACCTTCTACGAAATATTCATTCCCAG cctCCTCTAGATAACTCTTCAAATTTAAGTCAATCACCCCAAGTCTGTAGAAGTCTGCAATCCTCAGCACTTGCAAGGCATAATCCCTCATTTCCTTTGTCTCACAGCCTAAATCGGGAGCAAGATGAGGGGAAGAGAAATCCCACCCCACCCTCATCGATGGGCAATCGACATCCTATAGTAAATAGTCACATACCAATTAAACAATCCTACAGTTCTAGTCCAGGTATTGACAGGGGTATACAGTCTTCCCTGTTGTCCCTAGCAAGTGATCCTTGTCCAGGGATGAAGAAACTGAGCCAAGACCGGGGGTGTAAGGCTAACTCATTACGCAATAATCAAG gTGTAGTCTATCATCAACTGCAGCCTGAACCAATAACTCAAGAGAGAATGAGACTCTATGACAATGTGATGCAAACTATTCAGTCTGGAGCAGCTCATTCTCCAGTATCTAGTATTCATGAAGACGAAGGCTATGCTCCTGGTCACT GTCCTGCTCCTTCCTGGACCAGTGTAACAGACAGGAGTAGTGCCTCTAGTGTACGGTCTAGTGTAGCTAGTTCATCAGATGGATCAGTTTATACTGATTCTGATTTTGCCAATGTGGTTGCAAAGGCTGCACAGAACACTGGTTTCCACTTATTCAAACCAGTTTCTTTGTCATCTCAACCGTCCAAactag aacCTGCTTCTCCTTCATCACTCCTAAGTCCTGTACATAATTGttga
- the LOC107447205 gene encoding roundabout homolog 1 isoform X4 yields the protein MILWIKFMWMIIFHKCLIVYGQSRPPRITEHPSDVLVRKHEPATLNCNAEGRPTPNIEWYHEGSRVYDNSNRNILPSGSLFFLHVLHNKREQDTGTYWCVAINDLGRARSRNATLEVAVLREDFRVVPKAVAAAVGEIATLECTPPKGHPEPTVRWRKDGEVINTGKGRIRIVPPGNLVISEVRQSDEGRYACVAENMAGIRESLPVHMAVHVKPFFVKEPEHLTVLSGADVSFPCDVEGDPPPSVTWRRKDNKIAPGRAEVSKDSSLIIKNASIIDEGTYVCEAENSVGTISSEVSLTVHSRPNFLSRPKDQRIGLNGIAKFECAATGNPPPSIFWTKEGNQVLMFPERSYGRFAVNREGTLTISGVRKEDDGYYICSVLSGIGSSMTKAYLEVTAIGDLPAPVIKLGPANQTLPLNTVAMLPCEATGEPPPIIRWYSDASPLQSSNPRFVILDSGTLQIDSVQPEDSGLYTCTASSESGETSWSATLKVASPRNPNVIFHRMPDPSTFPSPPSKPSPSNITETSVTLSWKKGSKIGASQITGYTVEYYSSDLQSGWVVLAHRVPKESFVASNLRPDTKYTFLIRAENSHGLSYPSPISEVIHTHGHSSVIPNYNLAEARSHLSDIVIFLQSVNAISSTAVKMMWKIQGSSGFIEGFYIRFLDLGGGSQKYNMVTVLNAGSTSYVLSDLKKFAKYEFFLVPFYKNVEGPPSNSKIAQTLEDVPSAPPVNLQMKVNGPGSATVSWSPPPPQHRNGLMQGYLIKILDNSSHLHSFIKTNATTTSVSLTNLTDGSIYKIQAAAFTAVGTGPFSLPIQPKIDFEAVTFNEKPTSAASDIGDIVQQPWFIAVVGGLIFILLSAFFVGLFIRRRKAWKKELQAHLSGPVHKPEDVRGGASDYAEVDTHNMTTFYKKELPCVPAPYATTTLINPSARHHSGSVHDGKSSGSEVSKKSDKMYDMEARLIEDCVTEQLLDARNVISPSSDSGSYTTDEYGLPIRRKRLRSGQKGSVLNWMEFIPPPPDHPPSERNSPIHDITSCHRNPYLLRNIHSQPPLDNSSNLSQSPQVCRSLQSSALARHNPSFPLSHSLNREQDEGKRNPTPPSSMGNRHPIVNSHIPIKQSYSSSPGIDRGIQSSLLSLASDPCPGMKKLSQDRGCKANSLRNNQGVVYHQLQPEPITQERMRLYDNVMQTIQSGAAHSPVSSIHEDEGYAPGHCPAPSWTSVTDRSSASSVRSSVASSSDGSVYTDSDFANVVAKAAQNTGFHLFKPVSLSSQPSKLEPASPSSLLSPVHNC from the exons TACTCAGAGAAGATTTTCGAGTTGTTCCAAAAGCTGTTGCTGCTGCTGTTGGAGAAATTGCGACTCTTGAGTGTACTCCTCCAAAAGGACACCCTGAACCTACTGTGCGCTGGCGCAAAGATGGCGAAGTAATTAATACAGGAAAAGGTAGAATTCGCATTGTACCACCTGGAAACCTTGTTATATCTGAAGTCCGTCAGAGTGATGAGGGGAGGTATGCATGCGTTGCGGAAAACATGGCTGGAATCAGAGAATCCCTGCCTGTCCACATGGCAGTCCAtg TGAAACCATTTTTTGTGAAGGAGCCGGAGCATCTTACTGTATTATCTGGAGCTGATGTTTCCTTTCCTTGTGATGTTGAAGGAGATCCACCTCCTTCAGTTACTTGGAGAAGGAAAGACAATAAAATTGCACCTGGAAG AGCTGAAGTCTCCAAAGATAGtagtttgattattaaaaatgcaagcaTTATTGATGAGGGTACTTATGTATGTGAAGCGGAAAACTCAGTGGGAACAATTTCATCCGAAGTTTCTTTAACTGTTCATT CTCGCCCTAATTTTCTTTCACGACCCAAGGATCAGAGGATTGGATTAAATGGAATAGCTAAATTTGAATGTGCTGCAACTGGAAATCCACCACCTTCAATATTTTGGACTAAAGAAGGAAATCAG GTTTTAATGTTTCCTGAAAGATCCTATGGAAGATTTGCTGTCAATCGAGAAGGAACTCTAACAATATCTGGTGTCAGAAAAGAAGATGATGGTTATTATATTTGTTCAGTTCTTTCCGGCATTGGATCTTCAATGACTAAAGCTTATTTGGAAGTtacag CTATAGGAGATCTACCTGCCCCGGTCATAAAACTAGGACCTGCTAATCAAACTTTACCCTTAAATACTGTAGCCATGCTACCTTGTGAGGCAACTGGTGAACCTCCACCAATCATAAGATGGTATTCAGATGCTTCTCCTTTACAGTCCAGTAATCCCAGATTTGTCATCCTTGATTCAGGAACGTTGCAAATTGATT CTGTTCAACCAGAAGATTCCGGTCTTTATACTTGCACAGCTTCAAGTGAGAGTGGGGAAACATCTTGGAGTGCCACTCTTAAAGTTGCTT CTCCCAGAAACCCAAATGTTATATTTCACAGAATGCCTGATCCTTCAACATTTCCAAGTCCCCCATCAAAACCTTCTCCTTCAAACATTACAGAAACATCTGTAACATTATCTTGGAAGAAAGGTTCAAAAATTGGAGCATCCCAGATTACTGGCTACACag ttgagtaTTACAGTAGTGATCTTCAGAGTGGTTGGGTTGTACTTGCTCATCGAGTACCTAAGGAATCCTTTGTTGCCTCTAATCTCAGACCTGACACTAAATATACATTTCTTATCCGAGCTGAAAATTCACATGGATTAAGTTATCCAAGTCCGATTTCTGAAGTCATTCACACTCATG gaCATTCATCTGTTATtcctaattataatttagcTGAAGCCCGGTCTCATTTGAGtgatatagtaatatttttacaatcgGTAAATGCCATAAGCTCAACTGCTGTAAAGATGATGTGGAAA ATACAAGGCTCTTCCGGTTTTATTGAAGGATTTTATATTAGGTTTCTTGATTTGGGAGGAGGATCTCAAAAATACAATATGGTTACTGTTTTGAATGCTGGGTCCACATCTTATGTATTATCAGATCTGAAGAAATTTGCCAAATACGAATTTTTCTTAGTTcccttttataaaaatgttgaagGTCCTCCAAGTAATTCAAAAATAGCTCAGACATTAGAAGATG TTCCTTCTGCACCTCCagtaaatttacaaatgaaagttAATGGCCCTGGAAGTGCAACAGTGTCCTGGTCACCGCCACCACCACAACACCGTAATGGATTGATGCAAGGTTATCTA attaaaattttggacAATTCATCTCATCTTCATTCGTTCATCAAAACTAATGCAACCACTACATCTGTTTCTCTAACAAATTTAACCGATGGaagtatttacaaaatacaaGCTGCTGCTTTTACAGCTGTTGGTACTGGTCCTTTTTCCCTACCAATTCAACCAAAGATAG attttgaagctgttacatttaatgaaaaacctACATCTGCTGCTTCTGACATTGGAGATATTGTGCAACAGCCTTGGTTTATTGCTGTAGTTGGCGGCTTAATATTTATCCTTCTTTCTGCCTTTTTTGTTGGTCTTTTCATCCGTCGCCGAAAGGCATGGAAAAAGGAATTGCAAGCACATCTCTCTG gTCCCGTTCATAAACCTGAGGATGTTCG TGGTGGTGCTTCTGACTATGCGGAAGTGGATACACACAACATGacaactttttacaaaaaagaacttCCTTGTGTTCCTGCTCCTTATGCTACTACTACTCTCATCAATCCATCTGCAAGACATCACAGTGGATCT GTCCATGATGGTAAAAGCAGTGGCTCTGAAGTaagcaaaaaatctgataagaTGTATGATATGGAAGCTCGTTTGATAGAAG ATTGTGTTACAGAGCAACTTCTTGATGCAAGAAATGTGATAAGCCCCTCTAGTGATTCTGGCAGTTATACTACAG ATGAGTATGGCCTGCCAATACGGAGAAAAAGACTGAGATCAGGTCAAAAGGGAAGTGTCCTTAATTGGATGGAGTTTATTCCTCCTCCTCCTGATCATCCTCCTAGTGAAAGAAACTCTCCGATACATGATATAACCTCATGTCACAGAAATCCTTACCTTCTACGAAATATTCATTCCCAG cctCCTCTAGATAACTCTTCAAATTTAAGTCAATCACCCCAAGTCTGTAGAAGTCTGCAATCCTCAGCACTTGCAAGGCATAATCCCTCATTTCCTTTGTCTCACAGCCTAAATCGGGAGCAAGATGAGGGGAAGAGAAATCCCACCCCACCCTCATCGATGGGCAATCGACATCCTATAGTAAATAGTCACATACCAATTAAACAATCCTACAGTTCTAGTCCAGGTATTGACAGGGGTATACAGTCTTCCCTGTTGTCCCTAGCAAGTGATCCTTGTCCAGGGATGAAGAAACTGAGCCAAGACCGGGGGTGTAAGGCTAACTCATTACGCAATAATCAAG gTGTAGTCTATCATCAACTGCAGCCTGAACCAATAACTCAAGAGAGAATGAGACTCTATGACAATGTGATGCAAACTATTCAGTCTGGAGCAGCTCATTCTCCAGTATCTAGTATTCATGAAGACGAAGGCTATGCTCCTGGTCACT GTCCTGCTCCTTCCTGGACCAGTGTAACAGACAGGAGTAGTGCCTCTAGTGTACGGTCTAGTGTAGCTAGTTCATCAGATGGATCAGTTTATACTGATTCTGATTTTGCCAATGTGGTTGCAAAGGCTGCACAGAACACTGGTTTCCACTTATTCAAACCAGTTTCTTTGTCATCTCAACCGTCCAAactag aacCTGCTTCTCCTTCATCACTCCTAAGTCCTGTACATAATTGttga